In the Malania oleifera isolate guangnan ecotype guangnan chromosome 1, ASM2987363v1, whole genome shotgun sequence genome, one interval contains:
- the LOC131148239 gene encoding uncharacterized protein LOC131148239: MVAPSVGNVVQNPPDLTLWYSHFIVTDNGKRFYNNLMNKLCEKFNFKQYKSSTYNAPANGLDEAFNKMLCKLLCKVVPKTKWDWYDRVLEALWAYRTTYQSPTQSTPYALVYGVETVLPLEKQIPSLCMGIQEGLTEEENARLLLEELEALDEKRVQAQ, translated from the coding sequence AACCCACCTGATTTGACACTATGGTATTCCCATTTCATCGTTACTGACAATGGAAAACGGTTCTACAACAACTTGATGAACAAACTCTGCGAGAAGTTCAACTTCAAGCAATACAAGTCTTCCACGTACAATGCTCCTGCTAATGGGTTGGACGAAGCGTTCAACAAAATGCTTTGCAAATTACTATGCAAAGTGGTCCCCAAGACAAAATGGGATTGGTATGATAGGGTTCTCGAAGCATTATGGGCATACCGCACGACTTATCAATCACCTACTCAATCAACGCCCTACGCCCTTGTTTACGGCGTTGAAACTGTGCTCCCACTTGAGAAACAAATACCATCGTTGTGCATGGGGATCCAAGAAGGTCTCACTGAAGAAGAAAATGCACGCCTACTATTGGAAGAGCTGGAGGCTCTAGATGAAAAAAGGGTCCAAGCACAATAG